The Lampris incognitus isolate fLamInc1 chromosome 4, fLamInc1.hap2, whole genome shotgun sequence genome segment TATTGAAGCATGACACCAACAGCTCTACCTCTTGGCCATTAATCAAACATAACCATATATATTGAATGCATTATTCAATTACCATTGATTTTGATCTTTGATTAATGTAGACATCAGTCACCAGATGCAGCAATCACAAACATTTTCTTCAGGAACTGCATATTCGTCTAGTACTGTAGATGTCATTTCCACCATGGGAAACGTAGCTTAGCCAAGAGAACGAGGACGTGTTTTTTGAACGGTGACTTCAGAGTAGATTAAAGATAAACTACATTTTAGTTTTTCTGTCTGCCAACTGACATCACAATACCTGACTTTACGCATGGAAAATAACTATTTCACTGCTGAGCAGAGATACAGAATTGATGAGGAACAATTGCAGATGTTTTTTATTTGCTATCCCTATTGCAGATGGAGAGAGGGTTGAAAATTGGTGAATTTTCCCATTAACAAGAAATCCAAGTAATGTCTTCCCTTACTTGAATGTACAGGTTAACTTCTGCACTCCTGCACAGATAAGGGAAGTTTCCACCAGTCTTGAGATGTGCTCGCCTGGCATTTGGGTACAGTTTATACATTTCCTCCTTGGCCTCCAGTGAAAGTGCACTCTGATCAAACACCTTTGTATTAAAGATTGACAAACAATTAGGGCTGCATTTCATTTGAACACATGAATGGCTTAACTAACTGGGCTCTTAAAATGTGGACCTAGGGCCAATGTAAGAATATTTTGAAACTTACATCAATAATGGTCACTGTAACATCCTTTATCTTGTGTGGCTCCACATAGGAGTTCTGACAGTTCAGTGTTAAGCGGGAGGCCAGCTCACTTTGGTTTAGGCTCTCCAACTACAGCAGACACAGAAGACATGGAGGGAGAGCTACAGCAAAGTACTCACTGTCATTCCATTAGATGTAGGACAACGGAGCAACTGGTTTAGCCTCTCATACACATCACATGGGGTGACCTTGCTTTTATTTGGTTCCTAGACACAAATGTGTAACCCATCAATCTTTGCTCAAAGATGGCACCGCAGATGGCAGCCTCGGTGAGCTGGTGCACATTGctttgtattgttttgtttgcGACAATATCCGCAGCTCTTTCAGTAGAGAAGAGCTTATGAAAATCGGGGAAACAACTTCGGATTTATTTCCGAACTTTCTCATCCCATCTGTGGAATTACTGAGTATTTTAGTCAAAGGTGCGCTCACCTTTGTTCACGCACTGAAACGCCAGAGGAGAGGGCAATGTGCCGGCGCGCTCATGCGTCTCCGCAGACATGGACTACGCACTCCATTGCCGGGAATATCTCTCTCTAACGTGCCATCACTGCACAATAAACTAGACGAACTATATCTACTGGTGGGGAAGAACAGAGACTTTTCTTCATCTTGCATTTTGTACTTCTTGGAAGCTTAGCTGTGTGGCTCAATACCGGACTCTGCGCTACAGCTGGCAGGCCTCCAGCTGTTCAGAGCAGATCATGACACAGAGCTGTCCCACAAGACGGAAGGTGGAGGTATTTGTTTATATTAACAGTGGCTGGTGTAAACACGTGACAGTGATTGTGCAGCACTGTTCCCCTGTTCTGGAAACTTTTATCATTAACTCTAAACCCTTCTACTCCACCCGTGAGTTCGCGTCATTCATCCTGACTGGTGTTTACATTCCACTGCAGGCCGACGTGCAGGAGGCACAGTGTATGCTCACCAACCAGACACTGTGTGTAGACAAACCTGGACTCGTGTTATTGTCCTCAGCGACTTTAACAAAGGGAATCTCATCCATGAACTACCTAAATAATGTCAGCTGATTAAATGCCTGACCAGGGAGGAGAACACTTTAGATCACTGTTACTGTACAAGCAACACTGCCTATAATGTGGGACACTCTGACCACATCATGGGTCATCTGATTCCTGCATACAAGCAGAAATAAAAACTCTAAACCTGTTGTGAGGACATCTAGGAAGTCGACCGGTGAGGCTATGGCGGATCTTTGCACATGTATGGACCGTactgactgggatgttttcaggaCGGCCACCAACAGCCTGgatgagtacactgaggctgtgacatcttacatcagcatCTGTGAGGACAGCTGTGTCCCATCATGCACCAGGGTTAGTTACAACGACAAACCCTGGCTTACAGCTTAACTCAGACAGCTAAGGTTAGAAAAGGAGGAAGTGTTTAGGAGTGAGGACAAGGTCTAGTTTAAAGAATCTAAATACAGGTTCAGCAAGGCGGTGAGAGATGCTTAACGACTGTACTCCGGGAAACTTCAacagttctcagaaaacaactcgGCCTCTGTCTGGAAGGGCCTCAGACAGATCACAAAGTAAAAACCACAAGTCCATCATTCCAAAAATTACTTGTGTCTGGCCAACGATCTGAATGAGTACTATTGTCGATTTGAAAGACAATGAGTCACTCCTGACACCATTCCCTGTGACTCCATCTGCCAGCTCATgaccaccagcacctcctctccaCAACTGCCCACCTTAGAGGCCCCCTCCTTCCCTACCACAAGGACaactctctccatcctggagagggacAGGCTGTTCAAAGACAGAAcccccgttacctccagcttggtcgggcatccctacagacaaaattggctgtgtctgcgggttggaagccagatgtgggtatgtgtcctggtcgctgcactcgcgcctcctcctgtccgtcggggcgcctgttcaggggggaggggtaactggagggtgtgatcctcccacatgctacatccccctggcgaaactcctcactgtcatgtgaaaagaagtggctggagactccacatgtatcggaggaggcatgtggtagtctgcagcccccccttcatcagcagagggggtggaacagcaaccgggatggcgcggaagagtggggtaattggccagacacaattggggaggaaaaaatccaaaaataaaaaaagacagaACCCCTGCAAAGCTGCTGGACcagactgtctctctccctcctccataAAGCACTATACTGACCAGCATTCTccggtgttcacagacatttttaacacctcactggagCTATGCCATGTACTAGCCTGATTCAACACCTCCACCATTACCCCTTCCCCAAAAAACCAAGGAACACAGGACTCAGTGACTACAGACCTGTcgccctgacctctgtggtaatgaagtcttttgagcatgttgttctgtcccaccttaaaactatCACTGACCCACACCTGGACTACCTGCAGTCTGCCTACAaagccaacaggtctgtggacgaTGCGGTAAACATAGCACTCCACctcatcctccagcacctggactctacaggaacctatgccaggatcctgtttgtggatttctcctcaacaccatcatcccggatctgctgcaggacaagctctctCAAGCTACACGTGCCTGTCttcacctgcaggtggatcactgacttcctatctgacaggaagcagcacatGAAGCTGGGAAAACATGTCTCTGACTTCCGGACCATCAGCACCAGTTTCCCTCAAGGCTGCGTCCTttcccctcttctcctctccctgtatacaaacaGCTGTACCACCAGTCAGTCAATCttctgaagtttgctgatgacatcaccctcattgggctcatctctggtggtgatgagtccacctgcaggtgggagattgaccatctggtgtcctggtgcaaccaaaacaacttggagctcaacacTCTAAAGAGAGTGGAGATGGTTGTGAACTTCATAAAGACCACACCCCCACCCACTACCATCATCCTGCAATTTTATAccaccatcattgagtccactgccaaggacaagggcagactgcagcatacAGTCTTACTCTACACCAACTTCTCTTTCTGTAAATAACTTTTTaaaaaattctcatttaacattttgtaaatagagtACCTGTCATATTCCCAGTGTttccacactactactactactttcggctgctcaagTTAGGGGTTGGCACAGCAGATCATTcgtctccatttcttcctgtcttctgcgtcttcctctgtcgcaccagccacctacatgtcttccctcaccacatccataaacctcctctttggccttcctcttttcctctttcctggcagctccatattcagcatccttctctcaatatacccagcatctctcctccacacatgtccaagccatctcaatcttaactctcttgctttgtctccaaactgtccaacctgagcggtccctctaatatactcgttcctaatcctgtccttcttcgccactctcaatgaaaatcttatcatcttcaactctgccacctccagctccgcctcttgtcttttcgtcagtgccactgtctccaaaccatataacatagctggtctcacaaccatcttgtaaaccttccctttaactcttgctggtacccttctgtcgcaaatcactcctgacactcttctccacccactccaccctgcctgcactctcttcttcacctctctcctgcactccccgttactttggacagttgaccccaagtatttgaactcatatgccttcgtcacctccactccttgcatcctgaccattccactgtcctccctctcattcacacatatgtattccgtcttgctcctactgactttcattcctcttctctccagtgcatacctccacctctccaagctctcctcaacctgcaccctactcttgctacagattaaaatgtcatccgtgaacatcatcatccatggagactcctgcctgatcttgtccgtcaacctgtccatcaccattgcaaacaagaaagggctcagagccgatccttgatgtaatcccacctccaccttgaacccatctgtcattccaaccacacacctcaccatcgtcacacttccctcatacatatcctgcaccactcctacatacttctctgcaactcacgACTTCCTCATACTATACCACACCTCCtatctcggcaccctgtcgtatgctttctctaaatctacaaagacacaacgcaactctttctggccttctctatacttctcaatcaacattctcaaagaaaacattgcatctgtggtgctctttcgtggcatgaaaccatattgctgctcgctaatcgtcacctatcctcttaaactagcttctattactctttcccaaatattcatgctgtggctgatcaactttatacctctgtagttgctacagttctgcatatcgcccttgttcttgcaaATCAATTCTTGAAaaatccagccactgaggatgcacaagccagtgcatccttagtgccagtcCAAAGCCCggaaaatggggagggttgcatcaggaagggcatccggcgtaaaatcttcgccaaatcaaatatgcggatcataaataagatttccagtgTTTCTACACTATTGCACCTTATTTCACCTATATTTCTATTTTGTCTTGTATAcatattttattattcttttaacttttatcttactgttgctgttaatttttccctcatGCACCAACATacaaagtcaaattccttgtatgttcttgaactacttggcaataaatatgattctgatcaTATTTTTCCCCTTACGATTACTTGGAGAAGCACGCCAAGCACTGATATTTTACCCTTGCTATTTATTATATGGCCAGTGAACACATACATTTATACACAGATATCACGCCATAAAGCTTACCCTGTCAACCATGAAGTCAATTGCATCTGCCATTTTAGGGTCTACAGGTCCTTTGGCAAAGTTACCCAGAACAATCTTCTTCAGCATGAATGCTGGCATCAACCAAAAACTGAGGAGGAACATGTGGATGAAACGGATTACTTACTGGTTAACTTAACAGAGCAGAGGAGAATCTGAAACATATGAGACCACCTCATTAAAGACATGATGGAGAAAATTTATTCAGTAAATTAGTTGTCCACCTGTTTGCGGTCCAGGTCTGGTTGAAGATGGAAGTATCGCTAAATGAATTGCACAGTATCAATGAGTGCACTCTAGGGGACTTGTATGTACACTCTGCAAACTTCTGGGCCAAGAATCCACCCAAAGATGCACCAAACAGATGAACCTTTAGCAAGAGGGTAAAGATTTACAATTAACAGCATTCAAAAATATTTAAAATTAAAACCCTTAAGATTTATATGTAAACAAATGTCCTTATTTGTCCCAACTATTGCTGGCTCATTTAAAATATAGCTCAAGTTTAGAACCACAGCCATCGCCAATTAATGAATACCAAAGTCATTAATACTTTAGCTGTTCATTTTAATGCTTACATTTGAGTTGCACCTTTTAGAGAATTATATGCTACATATTACATTTGTACTTTAATTGTAGCAGCCAAGTACAAAAGAAGATGGCAGGGAGTGGCGAGTTAGATGAAGCAAAGACATTGTGACTAAGAAATAGATAAAATGGAAAAAGCTTGTAAAAGACATATGATAATCGACACTACATCCAGAATGAACCGTGTTTTCTTTGTTTGGCAGTAGAGAAGGTGCTGATGTAACACCACTGGTAACATCTggaatggatctctgggattcgAAGGGCTCAAACAATTGCAGTAACTACACATCATAATTGTCAGTAATGACAATAAAGACAATCTTCACAATTTAACCTTGAAAGAGAGAGACCTGAAATCAAAATCAGCACATAGGCGTACCTTATCCAACTGCAAGTGATCAAGAAGCTTCCGGAAACCATCACAGAACTCCAAGAGATCCCAGTAAACAGGATACTGCAACTAAAACAGTCACAGGAGAAACAACATTAGAGGAAACATAGATGAGATACAATTatgtatatcaacacagatacagggaaaaagattttaatgcatagcagtacaggcctgtttcgtgcgtctcgcactcatcagctgctaacatTTTTttgacaaagaatcatacagttacgttgcccagtgtcacgcccctaatttcggttggacagcgaccaatcagatgaggaaacattcaaattataacagccaatggggtaggtactggagttcgggcgtcggtgaagttggtcggttccaagttcgtctggcctggcctccgcaaggacgtaaaggggtgggccgctgcatgtgtagcgtgccagcacgctaaggtccaccagcacactaaatcgcccctcgaaccgtttccgatcccggccagacgtttcgaccacgtgcatgtggacctggtgggccctctaccttcttcacagggttttacgcacctgctcacaatggtggatcggaccaccaggtggccagaggctgtccctctgtcctccacaacatcctcggatgttgcacgcgcttttctttcctcctgggtcgcccgtttcggcgctccgtcaaatatcacctcagacaggggcccccagttcgtgtcagagctctggttggcgcttgcgcgatccttgggtgtgcaggtacaccgcactaccgcgtaccaccctcaggctaacggcttgtgtgaacgttttcaccggtcgctcaaggcagcgctgcgtgctgcactctcggatggtaactgggtggatcgtttaccttgggttatgctcgggttgcgtttggctcctaaggaggacctcgacgcttcgcccgctgagctggtgctcggtcagccgctccgcgtccctggggaatttttgcctgggagttccgctcctcaaccccgtccggccgtttatccttttttgtccgacagcactcgagttccaggccccgttcatcattgttttccgcggtcattcgtgcctgcggagctcatgtcggctcgttaagtatttgtacggcatgatgctcaccgctcgctcctccaacccccatacgatggcccatttcgggttcttgagacgggtcctaagggttttgtgttggatatgggtgggcgtagggagcgtgtcacgcttgataggcttaaaccagcgcacagggtggcaggcgaagtagtgtttccggcccaggttccccgtcggggtcgtcctccttccaggaccccggcagtgtcttcacgggttcagcgttctgcttctcagccgactttggacagtgtttcacctactgtttcggctgagggacggcgcagccgttatggcaggctgcttaagcctccagtgagacactaattttctatccaggagtcccttctgggtgttagGGGAGGGGCTGtgtggtggacactaggggctatgcctctcacccagcaggactgtgagctgggggcctggtttacgttcccgggcttgctggtgcagggttgttcctgcttgagttttggttttggagctgaggaataaacagcaaactcatcttcgtctcctgtgttttttcctcatcctgccacaatatatacaTATGTTATATCATAATACATTATATTAATATAGATATTAGATACCATAGAAAGGTAGTTCAGATAGATATTTGCGGGACCATTTTGGCGGATAGGGATTTCCCTATATAGACATCAGTATGTACGTATATGTCTACCTAtctaaatagacagacagaaagattccTGACACATGGAAGCACTGGAGGTTAAGGTCACTTCTTTGTGATCCCCAGAATATAGAACAACGAATAAGTAGCTACACAACTATTTTTAAAGACACTAGGAGATGTTTTCATTCATGAGATCCTTCTAGTccctttaaaataaaaaaaaatcacaaaatcaCAAAATACTGGCAGCAATCTGAAATATGCCAACTGATTTCTAAAATGTGTAAATAAATTCAATTTTCCAACAGTGATCCATTAACTAATCACTTCAAAATTCACCGGCCACCATAAAAACATTATTCAATATTTCAAACACAGAAATTACTTCCACAGATGCCATTCTTGACCAGTTTATTAAGTCCATAGACCAGCAGTAACCTCAGTTGAATACTCCTCTATGGTTAATTCTGACCACTCCCCTGTGATACTGGACTTGAGCCTTGAAAACCATCATAGAGAGAGTCACTTCTGGAGATTGGATTCCACATTTCTGTCTGATGGTACATTTTGTAATCTTATCACCCAGTCTATTGACCTCTTTGTGGAGACTAACAAAACTGATGATACCAGTCCATCTTTACTATGGGAAACCCTTAAGGCATTCCTTAGGGGTGAGATCATTTCATATACCGCTCACCATAATAAGGTATGAAAGAGACGACAACGTGAGCTTACAGAGGCAATAGCTGATCTAGACCGCCGATGTTCCATTTCACCATCTCCTGAACTGTTCAAGGAGAGACTTGCTCTCCAAATTGAATACAATCTTTTGTCCACAAAGGATGCAGAGAAGATGCTGCTTAAAGCTCAGGGAACATTGTACGAACATGGGGATAAGGCAGGGCACCTTCTCGCACATCAGTTGAAGGGGAGGATGGCCTCACAGCAAATTTCTCAAATAACCAATAACTCAGGTTCACTGACATCTAACCCCTCTGAAATTAATGAGAATTTCAGAGCCTATTATTCTGATTTATACAAATCTGACTCACCTGATACTGACATGTTAAATTTCTTTAATGGGCTCAATAGTACTAAATTAAAgccgaaacaacacaaaaacctggAGACACCTCTGAATCTAAATGAAATAATGGATGCTATCAAGTCAATGCAAAGTGGGAAATCCCCGGGACTGGACGGCTATCCTGCTGAATTTTATAAGAAGTTTACCAATCAGTTGGCACTTCTGCTTTTGGAGATGTTCGAGGACTCTCTCCAAAAAGGCACACTACCACCAACACTTACCCAAGCCTCTATTTCACTGATCCTTAAAAAGGACAAAGATCCCAATTTATGCTCTTCTTATCGACCTATTTCGCTTCTTAATGTTGACGAAAAGTTACTTGCTAAAGTCCTTGCAGCTAGAATCGAGACTATTTTGCCCTCTATAATTTCAATTgaccaaacaggatttattaaacATCGTCACTCCTTCGCAAACATATGGAGACTTCTTAACATCATTCACTCCCAAGCCCCTCTGTCTAATCCTGAGGTGGTTATATCTCTCGATGCTGAAAAAGCTTTTGATCGAGTTGAGTGGAGCCATCTGTTCTTCACATCAAAGCAATTTGGGTTCGGAGAGAAATTCACATCCTGGATATGCTTACTGTATGCTTCCCTACAGGCCTGCGTATTGTGACAACCCCGGTGTCAGCCCAGCTTCTGCACCATGGCcagcgacccagcacagcccagaaacacacCGGTACCCACTTCCCCCCCTCaacgagagggagactgagcgacacacctggccccaatcagaggctgatgaggagcccaaggataaaagggagccagagacagccgccAGGGGGTGAGAGAGGAAGCGatagttgtgttggctgcccagGGGAGGAGCCAAGGAAGACGGGGGCCAGCCGGCTCAGACGAGGAGCAGTACTCCTGTTGAGGGTTTTTCCTTGTGTGTtttgaataaatgccc includes the following:
- the spg21 gene encoding maspardin isoform X3 encodes the protein MEEIKGSPDYNWFRSTVPLKRLQYPVYWDLLEFCDGFRKLLDHLQLDKVHLFGASLGGFLAQKFAECTYKSPRVHSLILCNSFSDTSIFNQTWTANSFWLMPAFMLKKIVLGNFAKGPVDPKMADAIDFMVDRLESLNQSELASRLTLNCQNSYVEPHKIKDVTVTIIDVFDQSALSLEAKEEMYKLYPNARRAHLKTGGNFPYLCRSAEVNLYIQIHLRQFHGTRYAAISPSMVSAEELEVQKSHLSNDRDSDDDQ
- the spg21 gene encoding maspardin isoform X1; this encodes MEEIKGSPDYNWFRSTVPLKRIIVDDDDSKVWSLYDAGPKSIRCPIIFLPPVSGTAEVFFQQILALTGWGYRVISLQYPVYWDLLEFCDGFRKLLDHLQLDKVHLFGASLGGFLAQKFAECTYKSPRVHSLILCNSFSDTSIFNQTWTANSFWLMPAFMLKKIVLGNFAKGPVDPKMADAIDFMVDRLESLNQSELASRLTLNCQNSYVEPHKIKDVTVTIIDVFDQSALSLEAKEEMYKLYPNARRAHLKTGGNFPYLCRSAEVNLYIQIHLRQFHGTRYAAISPSMVSAEELEVQKSHLSNDRDSDDDQ